A window from Esox lucius isolate fEsoLuc1 chromosome 16, fEsoLuc1.pri, whole genome shotgun sequence encodes these proteins:
- the LOC105024679 gene encoding ras-related protein Ral-B produces MAASKSKNQSSLALHKVIMVGSGGVGKSALTLQFMYDEFVEDYEPTKADSYRKKVVLDGEEVQIDILDTAGQEDYAAIRDNYFRSGEGFLLVFSITEHESFTATAEFREQILRVKAEEDKIPLLVVGNKSDLEDRRQVSVDEARAKAEEWGVQYVETSAKTRANVDKVFFDLMREVRGKKMSENKDKNGKGKNKNKNKKSFKERCCLL; encoded by the exons ATGGCTGCCAGTAAGAGTAAGAACCAGAGTTCTCTGGCCCTTCACAAGGTCATCATGGTGGGGAGTGGTGGAGTGGGGAAGTCTGCCCTGACACTGCAGTTTATGTATGATGAG TTTGTGGAGGACTACGAGCCCACCAAGGCAGACAGCTACAGAAAGAAGGTGGTGCTGGACGGAGAGGAGGTCCAGATTGATATCCTGGACACGGCTGGACAGGAAGACTATGCTGCCATCAGAGACAACTACTTCAGGAGCGGAGAAGGCTTCCTGTTAGTCTTTTCCATTACAGAACATGAGTCCTTCACAGCTACTGCAGAGTTCAG ggagCAGATCCTACGGGTGAAGGCAGAGGAGGATAAGATTCCTCTGCTGGTGGtggggaacaagtctgacttggAAGACCGCAGACAGGTGTCTGTAGACGAGGCCCGAGCCAAGGCAGAAGAGTGGGGGGTGCAGTACGTCGAGACATCAGCCAAAACACGAGCGAACGTTGATAAG GTATTCTTTGACTTGATGCGGGAGGTGCGAGGCaaaaaaatgtcagaaaacaAGGACAAAAATGGAAAGGGGAAGAACAAGAATAAGAACAAGAAGAGTTTCAAAGAGCGATGCTGTTTACTCTGA